One window of Staphylococcus chromogenes genomic DNA carries:
- a CDS encoding PTS sugar transporter subunit IIC: MEATKKKMTFKTFSFNVLNGLAVAIVAGLIPNAVLGGLFKYLGQYADIFNTLFNVVMGIQLMLPMMVGVLIAIQFNLSALATVIVGAASYVGSGAAKATETGWQIVGIGDLINTMITAAIAVLLVLWLEDKLGSLKIILLPIIVGGIPGLIGIFTLPYVSKITLAIGELINTFTTLQPVLMCILIAVLFSFIIVSPVSTVAVGLAIGISGLAAGAAAVGVATTGVVLFLCTMKVNKIGVPIAILLGAMKMMMTNVIRYPIMLLPIGLSAACAGAAAGMIGIIGTKEAAGFGLVGLVGPIKAIEMLDGPVGLNIFLVALVFVIIPGVVGFILNFVFTKVLKLYSNDIYRFLAAEETKS, translated from the coding sequence ATGGAAGCAACAAAGAAGAAAATGACATTTAAGACCTTTAGCTTTAATGTGTTAAATGGTCTTGCGGTAGCGATTGTAGCGGGATTAATTCCGAATGCCGTGCTCGGTGGTTTGTTTAAATATTTAGGACAATATGCCGATATTTTCAACACGTTATTTAATGTGGTCATGGGCATTCAACTTATGCTCCCGATGATGGTCGGTGTGCTCATTGCGATTCAGTTTAACTTATCAGCACTTGCGACGGTCATTGTCGGCGCGGCCTCTTATGTCGGTTCTGGGGCGGCTAAAGCGACAGAAACAGGATGGCAAATTGTAGGGATTGGTGATTTGATTAATACCATGATCACTGCAGCCATTGCGGTACTTTTAGTCTTATGGTTAGAAGATAAATTAGGAAGTTTGAAAATTATTTTACTCCCAATTATTGTGGGGGGGATTCCTGGATTAATAGGAATTTTTACACTTCCCTATGTGAGTAAGATTACGCTTGCCATTGGTGAATTGATTAATACCTTTACGACGTTACAACCGGTGTTGATGTGTATTTTGATTGCTGTTTTATTTTCGTTTATTATTGTTTCACCTGTCTCAACGGTTGCGGTCGGTTTGGCCATTGGTATTTCCGGGTTAGCTGCGGGTGCCGCTGCAGTAGGTGTTGCGACAACCGGAGTCGTACTCTTCCTATGCACAATGAAAGTGAATAAAATTGGTGTCCCTATTGCGATTTTATTAGGGGCGATGAAGATGATGATGACTAATGTGATTCGCTATCCAATCATGCTGCTCCCTATTGGTTTGTCAGCGGCGTGTGCTGGTGCTGCCGCAGGAATGATTGGAATTATCGGTACGAAAGAAGCAGCAGGATTTGGACTTGTTGGATTAGTCGGACCGATTAAAGCGATAGAAATGTTAGATGGACCTGTAGGCTTGAATATATTTTTAGTCGCACTCGTCTTTGTTATTATTCCAGGCGTCGTTGGGTTTATCCTTAACTTTGTCTTTACGAAAGTATTAAAACTCTATTCTAATGATATTTATCGCTTCCTAGCCGCAGAAGAGACTAAATCATAA
- the pflA gene encoding pyruvate formate-lyase-activating protein produces MIQGHIHSVESLGTVDGPGLRYILFLQGCLLRCLYCHNPDTWKINTPSRKASANELIHEITPYLPYFQSSGGGVTVSGGEPLLQMPFITELFKLCHEHGIHTCVDTSLGCANDTEAFKNHFDALRQHTDLFMVDIKHIDDEKHRHLTGKSNKAILKFIQYLNEHNQPIWIRHVLVPGLTDAPEDLRKLGEFINSLDNVEKFEILPYHELGVHKWQALGVPYQLSSVEPPSDEDVQKAYDLIQFKGKTTQTSLVQ; encoded by the coding sequence ATGATTCAAGGTCATATTCATTCAGTAGAAAGTCTAGGAACAGTTGATGGTCCAGGCCTACGCTACATCCTATTTTTACAAGGGTGTTTGCTGCGCTGCTTATATTGTCATAATCCTGACACGTGGAAAATAAACACACCCTCAAGAAAAGCATCAGCAAATGAACTTATCCATGAGATCACGCCTTATCTTCCCTACTTTCAAAGTTCCGGTGGTGGCGTAACGGTGAGCGGTGGAGAACCCCTACTCCAAATGCCGTTTATTACAGAGCTATTCAAATTGTGTCATGAACACGGAATCCACACATGTGTCGACACTTCCTTAGGCTGTGCCAATGATACAGAAGCTTTTAAAAATCATTTTGATGCGTTACGTCAACATACTGATTTATTCATGGTCGATATTAAACATATCGATGATGAAAAACACCGGCATTTAACTGGAAAGTCTAACAAAGCCATTTTAAAATTCATTCAATATTTGAATGAACACAATCAACCCATTTGGATCCGCCATGTGCTTGTCCCAGGTCTGACAGACGCCCCCGAAGACTTGCGCAAACTAGGTGAGTTTATCAATTCACTAGATAACGTCGAAAAGTTTGAAATACTTCCTTACCATGAACTCGGCGTGCATAAATGGCAAGCGCTTGGTGTTCCATATCAACTCTCATCTGTTGAGCCCCCTTCAGATGAAGATGTTCAAAAAGCCTATGATCTTATTCAGTTCAAAGGAAAAACAACACAAACATCACTAGTCCAATAG
- the pflB gene encoding formate C-acetyltransferase, with amino-acid sequence MIHEAKTQTNAWKGFKTGLWSHRVDVRDFIQLNFTGYTGDDSFLEGPTEATKQLWDQVMALSKEERERGGMWDMDTKVPSTITSHDAGYLNETLEQIVGVQTDKPFKRSMQPFGGIRMAKAACEAYGYELDKETEHIFTEYRKTHNQGVFDAYSKEMLACRKAGIITGLPDAYGRGRIIGDYRRVALYGVDFLMAEKQKDFESLSTTMSEDIIRLREELSEQYRSLKELKQLGEIYGFDLSRPAENFKEAVQWLYLAYLAAIKEQNGAAMSLGRTSTFLDIYAQRDLDNGTITESEVQEIIDHFIMKLRLVKFARTPDYNELFSGDPTWVTESIGGVGIDGRAMVTKNSFRFLHSLDNLGPAPEPNLTVLWSTRLPENFKKYCTKMSIKTSSIQYENDDLMRESYGDDYGIACCVSAMRIGKQMQFFGARANLAKTLLYAINGGKDEKSGLQVAPNFKAIEDEILDYDDVYARFDEMMEWLAGVYINSLNVIHYMHDKYSYERIEMALHDTDVHRTMATGIAGLSVAADSLSAIKYGQVKTIRDENGLVVDFETTGDYPKYGNNDPRVDDIAVQLVESFMRKLRKHKTYRDSEHTMSVLTITSNVVYGKKTGNTPDGRKAGEPFAPGANPMHGRDEHGALASLSSVAKLPYDCCKDGISNTFSIVPKSLGKEDDTQQQNLVSILDGYAMQHGHHLNINVFNRETLLDAMEHPEEYPQLTVRVSGYAVNFIKLTREQQLDVISRTFHESM; translated from the coding sequence ATGATACATGAAGCTAAAACACAAACAAACGCTTGGAAAGGGTTCAAAACGGGGCTTTGGTCTCACCGTGTAGATGTCCGTGATTTCATCCAATTGAATTTTACTGGTTATACAGGAGATGACTCATTTTTAGAAGGACCTACTGAAGCGACAAAACAACTTTGGGACCAAGTGATGGCACTTTCAAAAGAAGAACGTGAACGTGGTGGTATGTGGGATATGGATACCAAAGTGCCTTCTACAATTACTTCTCATGATGCAGGTTATTTAAATGAAACGCTTGAACAAATTGTAGGGGTACAAACGGATAAACCATTCAAACGTTCAATGCAACCATTTGGCGGTATTCGTATGGCTAAAGCTGCTTGTGAAGCATATGGCTATGAATTAGATAAAGAAACAGAACATATCTTTACAGAATACCGTAAAACACACAACCAAGGTGTTTTTGATGCCTACTCTAAGGAAATGTTAGCTTGCCGTAAAGCCGGTATCATTACGGGTTTACCAGATGCATATGGCCGTGGTCGTATTATTGGTGACTATCGTCGTGTTGCACTATACGGTGTTGATTTCTTAATGGCAGAAAAACAAAAAGACTTTGAAAGCTTATCAACAACGATGTCTGAAGATATTATTCGTTTACGCGAAGAACTCTCTGAACAATACCGTTCATTAAAAGAGTTAAAACAATTAGGTGAAATTTATGGATTTGACTTAAGCCGTCCAGCTGAAAACTTTAAAGAGGCTGTACAATGGCTCTACCTTGCATACCTTGCTGCGATTAAAGAACAAAACGGTGCAGCGATGAGTTTAGGACGTACATCTACTTTCTTAGATATCTATGCACAACGTGATTTAGATAATGGCACAATCACTGAATCTGAAGTTCAAGAAATCATTGACCACTTTATTATGAAATTACGTCTCGTTAAATTTGCACGTACACCAGACTACAACGAATTATTCTCAGGAGATCCAACTTGGGTCACTGAATCTATCGGTGGTGTTGGCATTGACGGACGTGCGATGGTTACTAAAAACTCATTCCGTTTCTTACATTCACTAGATAATTTAGGTCCAGCACCTGAACCAAACTTAACAGTTCTTTGGTCTACACGCTTACCTGAAAACTTCAAAAAATATTGTACGAAAATGAGTATTAAAACAAGCTCTATCCAATATGAAAACGATGATTTAATGCGTGAAAGCTATGGCGATGACTACGGTATTGCATGTTGTGTATCTGCAATGCGCATCGGTAAACAAATGCAATTCTTTGGTGCACGTGCCAACCTTGCTAAAACTTTACTCTATGCGATTAACGGAGGTAAAGATGAAAAATCAGGCCTACAAGTCGCACCGAACTTCAAAGCGATTGAAGATGAAATTTTAGATTATGACGATGTCTACGCACGTTTCGATGAAATGATGGAATGGTTAGCGGGTGTTTACATTAACTCACTCAATGTCATTCACTACATGCATGATAAATATAGCTACGAACGTATCGAAATGGCACTTCACGATACAGATGTTCACCGTACGATGGCCACAGGTATCGCAGGGCTTTCAGTTGCAGCGGACTCTTTATCAGCAATTAAATACGGACAGGTAAAAACAATCCGTGATGAAAATGGCTTAGTGGTCGACTTTGAAACGACAGGCGATTACCCTAAATATGGTAATAATGATCCTCGCGTCGATGACATCGCGGTACAACTTGTAGAAAGCTTTATGCGTAAACTTCGCAAACATAAAACTTATCGTGATTCAGAACATACAATGAGTGTACTCACAATTACTTCTAACGTTGTTTACGGTAAGAAAACAGGTAACACACCAGATGGACGTAAAGCGGGAGAACCTTTTGCTCCAGGTGCAAACCCAATGCACGGTCGTGATGAACACGGTGCGCTTGCTTCATTATCCTCTGTTGCGAAATTACCATACGACTGCTGTAAAGACGGTATTTCTAACACATTCAGTATCGTTCCAAAATCATTAGGTAAAGAAGACGATACGCAACAACAAAACTTAGTCAGCATTTTGGATGGTTATGCAATGCAACATGGTCACCATTTAAACATTAACGTATTTAACCGAGAAACATTACTTGATGCCATGGAACACCCAGAAGAATACCCTCAATTAACCGTACGTGTATCAGGTTATGCAGTAAACTTTATTAAATTGACACGTGAACAACAACTAGATGTCATTTCAAGAACATTCCACGAGTCAATGTAA
- a CDS encoding SDR family oxidoreductase, whose product MVKTMVLGANGGVGRYLVQLLKENNQSFTAGVRKQEQKEALEAQDIQAALIDVEHDSIETLQSQFEGYDQVVFSVGSGGKTGADQTLAVDLDGAVKAIKASEAANVPHFVMVSTWDSRREAIEEGGDLKPYTIAKHYADDYLRHSQLTATIVHPGGLTDEEGTGKVRIEALFDQPKERKIARQDVARVLYEIVTQPENQGKEFQVLNGNQDIQKALLAYQS is encoded by the coding sequence ATGGTCAAAACAATGGTGCTCGGTGCAAATGGTGGCGTTGGACGTTATCTCGTTCAACTTTTAAAAGAAAACAACCAATCATTTACAGCTGGTGTACGTAAACAAGAGCAAAAAGAAGCGTTAGAAGCACAAGATATTCAGGCAGCATTGATTGATGTTGAACATGACAGTATTGAAACGTTACAATCGCAATTTGAAGGGTATGATCAAGTTGTATTCTCAGTCGGTTCAGGTGGAAAAACCGGTGCAGACCAAACACTCGCAGTAGATTTAGATGGTGCGGTCAAAGCCATTAAAGCGAGTGAGGCAGCGAACGTGCCTCATTTTGTTATGGTCTCTACATGGGATTCAAGACGTGAAGCGATTGAAGAAGGCGGAGATTTGAAACCATATACCATTGCCAAACATTACGCAGATGATTATTTAAGACACAGTCAATTAACAGCAACTATTGTCCATCCAGGTGGTTTAACAGACGAAGAAGGTACGGGTAAGGTGCGTATTGAAGCACTATTTGATCAACCTAAAGAACGCAAAATTGCACGTCAAGATGTTGCGCGCGTATTGTATGAAATTGTGACACAACCTGAAAATCAAGGCAAAGAGTTCCAAGTTCTAAATGGAAATCAAGATATTCAAAAAGCATTACTCGCCTATCAATCGTAA